Proteins encoded in a region of the Pieris brassicae chromosome 3, ilPieBrab1.1, whole genome shotgun sequence genome:
- the LOC123707317 gene encoding uncharacterized protein LOC123707317 encodes MYYFYCVLFPTLFNMFANVQCCDINGTNENLPPLWPCQWNNGIIPYTFNYYSISPKRLISIVKKGIDFIERQSCLKFIEHNPLELVDRKNFTFLFYNYSDVLESCCMQFYTIPYGKRGRYFLQQVVVTPICTLPAEVAHATLHAMGLTHVKHERFSLAMVDAALFPVTCNRKEA; translated from the exons atgtattatttttattgcgttTTATTTCCGACACTTTTCAATATGTTCGCGAATGTTCAGTGTTGTGACATAAATG GAACAAATGAAAATCTACCGCCTCTTTGGCCATGTCAATGGAACAATGGAATAATAccttatacatttaattactaCTCAATAA GTCCAAAACGGTTAATAAGTATTGTAAAGAAGGGAATAGATTTTATCGAAAGACAGTCTTGTCTGAAATTCATTGAACACAACCCTTTAGAACTGGTGGATCgtaaaaattttacatttctatTCTACAACTATTCGGATGTCTTAGAAAGCTGTTGTATGCAGTTTTACACAATACCCTACGGAAAAAga GGCCGCTATTTTTTACAGCAAGTCGTAGTAACTCCTATATGTACATTGCCCGCCGAAGTGGCTCATGCAACTCTCCACGCAATGGGACTTACACACGTCAAACATGAACGATTTTCTTTAGCCATGGTTGATGCTGCATTATTCCCAGTTACCTGCAATAGAAAGGAAGCCtaa